GCTGTTCAGCATCGGGCTATTCAAAATGAGGGGAAGCGATATCTACGATATATTTCGCGGCCGGATTGTCATACCCATCCTCGACATCAATAGTAAGGTTATCGGCTTCGGGGGCAGGGCCCTTGAAAAGGAGGCACTTCCCAAGTACCTCAACTCGCCGGAATCAGCTGTGTTCACAAAGCGGTCTGTGCTCTACGGGTTGGATAAAGCGAGAAAAGAGATTGCAGAAAAAGACGAAGCGATCGTCGTGGAGGGATACTTCGATCTTATTGCCCTGCACCAAGTGGGCGTGCGCAACGCCGTGGCAACGCTGGGCACGTCCGTTACAGAAGAGCAGATATCCCGCCTGAGGAATTATACGGAAAACATTACATTGATGCTCGATGGGGATGAAGCGGGCATGAAGAGCACGCTGAGGCTCATCGGCCTCCTCGGTGAGATGGGCATCAACGGCAGGATGGTCGTTCTGCCTCCACAGCATGATCCCGACAGCTTCGTGAGGGAGAAGGGGCTGTCCGGCTTTCAGGAGTTGATGGAGTCCAGGAAGGCCATTCTCGACTACTCCTTTGACTTTCATATGAAACGGTGTGGTCTTTCCACGCTTGAGGGAAAACGGGCATTCATCAAGACCATTCTTCCTCAGCTGGAGGGAATGAAGGACGGCATAGTCAAGAGGCTTTACGTCCAGAGGCTTGCACAACTTACCGGTGTCGAGGAGTATTGCTTTTGGGACTCCATACACGAGAAGAGGATCGAAGGAGCGGATCGGGGAGAGAGACAAAACGCAACAGTGGAGAGAAAGATTATAGGTATTTGTCTGAACAGGCCCTCTCTCATGCAGTTGCTGAAAGGGAAGGGGGTGAAACGCTATATTGCAGACGGAGAATCGCAGCAAGTTCTGGATCGTATGATCGAGCAG
This genomic interval from Syntrophorhabdales bacterium contains the following:
- the dnaG gene encoding DNA primase, which codes for MNSLLEAVLERVNILDVVSQYVKLRRAGKDYLGLCPFHKEKTPSFTVSVEKQIYYCFGCHEGGNAVHFLAKYDHVNFSEALESLANQLGIKITNRPAGKRMPILEALLKLADYYHANLRKSGAARAYLEKRGITSATMEEFRLGYSERARYTQEFSKMIGVPFDLLFSIGLFKMRGSDIYDIFRGRIVIPILDINSKVIGFGGRALEKEALPKYLNSPESAVFTKRSVLYGLDKARKEIAEKDEAIVVEGYFDLIALHQVGVRNAVATLGTSVTEEQISRLRNYTENITLMLDGDEAGMKSTLRLIGLLGEMGINGRMVVLPPQHDPDSFVREKGLSGFQELMESRKAILDYSFDFHMKRCGLSTLEGKRAFIKTILPQLEGMKDGIVKRLYVQRLAQLTGVEEYCFWDSIHEKRIEGADRGERQNATVERKIIGICLNRPSLMQLLKGKGVKRYIADGESQQVLDRMIEQYEQQGCLEVRRFVAMLEGDELKNSVLSSALEVADYDAEEMEKVILDYCQHIERKRLKEEAREITERLAEAEQKGDQEALAQLLELKRQVVQGMRSKSAKGGQHVR